A stretch of the Haloplanus aerogenes genome encodes the following:
- a CDS encoding YqaA family protein, whose protein sequence is METLVPLLVLDLPGLEWLTRLVETATGWWGLVIIFVYSFLIAFALPGVSEVVLLAPLDLGLSTELRLAVIILTSAAGKAAGSVFAFHIGQEAKEAGPIIKALRRSRFDVIGWSERRTVEIARRWGYAGLALALSVPFFPDTLSIYAFAVLEEDYYRFAAATFAGSVGRLLVTLGLSAGVLAVL, encoded by the coding sequence GTGGAGACACTGGTCCCCCTCCTCGTGCTCGACCTTCCCGGACTCGAGTGGCTGACGCGCCTCGTCGAGACGGCGACGGGATGGTGGGGACTGGTCATCATCTTCGTCTACTCCTTCCTCATCGCGTTCGCCCTCCCCGGTGTCAGCGAGGTGGTTCTCCTCGCACCACTGGATCTCGGCCTCTCGACCGAGTTGCGACTGGCGGTGATCATCCTCACCTCCGCGGCCGGCAAGGCCGCCGGGAGCGTCTTCGCGTTCCACATCGGGCAGGAGGCCAAGGAGGCGGGACCGATCATCAAGGCGCTCCGGCGCTCCCGGTTCGACGTGATCGGCTGGTCGGAGCGCCGCACCGTCGAAATCGCGCGTCGGTGGGGGTACGCGGGGCTCGCGCTCGCGCTCTCGGTTCCCTTTTTCCCCGACACGCTCTCCATCTACGCCTTTGCCGTGCTGGAGGAGGATTACTATCGATTCGCCGCTGCGACGTTCGCCGGGAGCGTCGGGCGGTTGCTGGTCACGTTGGGGCTGAGTGCGGGCGTGCTGGCGGTGCTGTAG
- a CDS encoding zinc ribbon domain-containing protein: MARTFTQKLSAELDPTAEGLVHLYAEFSLHSNLRSITLSFPDYLGAEELRGFSQSQRHQCEWDGATQNPWIRFRYDVNRTNAGGYEFVDTGSWALLKYPPINTSWKYTGGRVELDRQYDIRQDGIVSSDGSIVYLGPHREESFRAGGQRFRIAIPTNASLRASLADVCASLSFAAENLDVGGKNDEVIVVVAPSNINWGWGGLQSGVNGFWAVDSSYVDHANNTWIHEYVHTRQEWDRDQSTRWLIEGTTNYYAALLTFLDGRVSFSAFHRYLETDRHANSVLVDPGRWTSPNAYYTKGRRVTAALDAKIRRETGGSKTFEDVFRRINRVDGSLTHGKLKTAIRNVVGHGLEDWLATYVEQSRVPDVPTEEALFTGDTVSVPEPEPEVEETEPEEEDEVEIEIEVDDCPVCGAAVESDQQFCAACGTALFRQCPVCGRGVTDEPYCPECGTAIQEECDVCGHRQHSSEEYCPKCGTKFG, encoded by the coding sequence ATGGCGCGTACGTTCACGCAGAAACTCTCTGCGGAACTCGATCCTACAGCCGAAGGCCTCGTCCACCTCTACGCCGAATTCTCTCTGCACTCGAATCTGCGGTCGATCACACTCTCGTTTCCCGACTACCTCGGTGCGGAGGAGTTACGGGGGTTCTCGCAGTCACAGCGACACCAGTGCGAATGGGACGGAGCGACACAGAACCCGTGGATTCGGTTTCGGTACGACGTGAACCGGACGAACGCCGGCGGATACGAGTTCGTCGACACGGGAAGCTGGGCGCTACTCAAATACCCCCCGATCAACACCTCGTGGAAGTACACCGGCGGACGTGTCGAACTCGACCGACAGTACGATATCAGACAGGACGGCATCGTGAGTTCCGACGGGAGTATCGTCTATCTCGGGCCGCACCGGGAGGAATCGTTTCGGGCGGGCGGCCAGCGATTTCGGATAGCGATCCCGACGAACGCGTCACTTCGAGCTTCGCTCGCCGACGTCTGCGCGTCGTTGAGTTTCGCCGCCGAGAATCTCGACGTGGGCGGCAAGAACGACGAGGTGATCGTCGTCGTCGCGCCGTCGAACATCAACTGGGGCTGGGGTGGCTTACAGAGCGGCGTCAACGGTTTCTGGGCGGTCGATTCGAGTTACGTCGACCACGCCAACAACACGTGGATACACGAGTACGTCCACACGCGTCAAGAGTGGGACCGGGACCAGTCGACGCGGTGGCTCATCGAGGGAACGACGAACTACTACGCCGCGTTACTGACGTTTCTCGACGGACGAGTCTCGTTTTCGGCGTTTCACAGGTATCTCGAAACCGACCGGCACGCCAACTCGGTACTCGTCGATCCGGGTCGGTGGACCTCACCGAACGCGTACTACACCAAAGGCCGTCGGGTCACGGCCGCACTCGACGCCAAAATCCGTCGTGAGACGGGTGGATCGAAGACGTTCGAGGACGTGTTCCGACGGATCAACCGCGTCGACGGGTCGCTGACTCACGGCAAGCTCAAAACAGCGATCCGAAACGTCGTCGGTCACGGGCTCGAGGACTGGCTCGCGACGTACGTCGAGCAGTCACGCGTGCCCGACGTGCCCACGGAGGAAGCGCTGTTCACCGGAGACACCGTGTCGGTCCCCGAACCGGAGCCCGAAGTGGAGGAGACCGAACCCGAAGAGGAAGACGAAGTCGAAATCGAAATCGAAGTCGACGACTGCCCCGTCTGCGGCGCGGCCGTCGAGAGCGACCAGCAGTTCTGTGCGGCGTGCGGGACCGCCCTGTTCAGACAGTGTCCAGTCTGTGGGCGCGGCGTGACCGACGAGCCGTACTGTCCGGAGTGCGGCACCGCGATCCAAGAGGAGTGTGACGTCTGTGGTCACCGACAGCATTCGTCGGAAGAGTACTGTCCGAAGTGTGGCACCAAATTCGGATGA
- a CDS encoding tubulin-like doman-containing protein, protein MGAEDSLTHPTYIIGVGQAGINVMNTLHEVAQENDDGHKFQFAAIDTDVDALSSTPREALNFQLEIEDDFIDEDRANYPYLTGRMNLEDKGARRQRPVGRYKLDNKNEFESTFEQIWSEIESHYEDHSADLGPQQASFDIFLIHSLGGGTGSGTFPLLLMMLDMIAEDLDSDYVYTAGMGVVPEIPMNEDGQGPIPLPGSPIYYPNAHAALHDLEKFELLEIINNTSYDRHMPSDVVEENRTLELPVHSSRLQGAGPRSHVTQFSLDGGPPFDDYWLMGVDEGDIDGRIAGQTGPETYRQEVNQIMARSLYAITQFSSGAENWTQGKSVLGTPDQAEVYVANDEVEAYAELKAEKEAKERRKNEEIPEEIEELEAQIESLKTRKSNLNLDDIDDEELIREIRNYLGKEGFRKGSAIVESKSQSDIEAILDEVADDYDIEGQIIAVDVLDEKLSQQEGGAPEVEEEHKDIVQDIWSTYNLQTLPGNSGIKTTTGKAQEARAYLDDEISEYKEIKEEWDPDLLGQIQDTLPPLIGIFESERENAEAWLAALQSDYDDLERIMGTWGRVTSMQQAISDRRSDIRSQITAKMNELEQEIDSLRDEQDELADQIRSKEREMSSKIETLTTAQTSMRQVDLPLVQSELRDIDLDLVQNHLNSLADYVDEGLIDETKVRRALSQRIDFAASWKNNVIDGDTNKTEIPVYADDTDEFWYLYHPDNRELLDLIDKATDADEQKEPGGELEYLDDPYRIEYVTFTRRGPVSRLKLYQMLNNLADNGRLERLGAQYENYLQAFAYVEWYGREVKNAFDADLRVTVSRPPEMDHTRVDKPELSEGELKNFVKVSGLDSYIWQGMMWDAYEPTDQRFTGWEKKLRREGIGWNQLQTSTPDSDLKAQWLAGQADWEDIVDAYQQNLIEKTGIKVQFEDD, encoded by the coding sequence ATGGGTGCCGAAGACAGCCTGACACATCCGACGTACATCATCGGGGTGGGACAAGCGGGGATCAACGTGATGAACACGCTTCACGAAGTGGCCCAGGAGAACGACGACGGGCACAAGTTCCAGTTCGCGGCGATAGACACCGACGTCGACGCGCTCAGTTCGACGCCGCGGGAAGCGCTCAACTTCCAGCTCGAAATCGAGGACGACTTCATCGACGAGGATCGGGCGAACTACCCGTATCTCACGGGCCGGATGAACCTCGAAGACAAGGGGGCACGGCGGCAACGGCCGGTCGGCCGGTACAAACTCGACAACAAGAACGAGTTCGAGAGCACGTTCGAGCAGATCTGGTCCGAAATCGAGTCACACTACGAGGACCACTCGGCCGATCTGGGGCCGCAACAGGCGTCGTTCGACATCTTTCTGATCCACTCGCTCGGCGGCGGGACGGGGAGCGGGACGTTCCCCCTCCTGTTGATGATGTTGGACATGATCGCCGAGGATCTCGACAGTGACTACGTGTACACGGCCGGGATGGGCGTCGTCCCCGAAATCCCGATGAACGAGGACGGGCAGGGGCCGATTCCGCTTCCCGGCTCGCCGATCTACTACCCGAACGCGCACGCCGCGCTCCACGACCTCGAGAAGTTCGAACTGCTCGAAATCATCAACAACACGAGCTACGACCGGCACATGCCGAGCGACGTGGTCGAGGAGAACCGCACCCTCGAACTCCCGGTGCATTCCTCGCGGCTGCAGGGAGCAGGGCCACGGTCGCACGTCACCCAGTTCTCGCTGGACGGTGGACCGCCGTTCGACGACTACTGGCTGATGGGCGTCGACGAGGGGGACATCGACGGTCGGATCGCCGGCCAGACCGGACCGGAGACGTATCGGCAGGAAGTCAATCAGATCATGGCTCGGTCCCTGTACGCCATCACGCAGTTCAGCAGTGGCGCGGAAAACTGGACGCAGGGGAAGTCGGTGCTGGGGACCCCCGATCAGGCCGAAGTGTACGTCGCGAACGACGAGGTGGAGGCGTACGCGGAGCTGAAAGCGGAGAAAGAGGCGAAAGAACGGCGCAAGAACGAGGAGATCCCCGAAGAGATCGAGGAGTTGGAGGCGCAGATCGAGTCGCTGAAAACGCGGAAGTCGAACCTCAACCTCGACGACATCGACGACGAGGAGCTGATTCGGGAGATTCGGAACTACCTCGGCAAGGAGGGCTTCCGGAAAGGATCGGCCATCGTCGAGAGCAAGTCACAGTCCGACATCGAGGCGATTCTGGACGAGGTCGCGGACGATTACGACATCGAGGGACAGATCATCGCGGTCGACGTCCTCGACGAGAAACTGAGTCAGCAGGAAGGGGGCGCACCCGAAGTCGAGGAAGAACACAAGGACATCGTTCAGGACATCTGGTCGACGTACAACCTGCAGACGCTTCCGGGTAACAGCGGGATCAAGACGACCACCGGGAAGGCACAGGAAGCGCGAGCGTATCTGGACGACGAGATCAGCGAGTACAAGGAGATCAAAGAGGAGTGGGACCCGGACCTGCTCGGCCAGATTCAAGATACGCTCCCCCCGCTTATCGGCATCTTCGAGAGCGAGCGGGAGAACGCGGAGGCGTGGCTCGCTGCCCTCCAGTCCGACTACGACGACCTCGAACGCATCATGGGAACGTGGGGTCGGGTGACGTCGATGCAGCAGGCCATCTCCGACCGGCGGAGCGACATCCGCAGTCAGATCACGGCCAAGATGAACGAGCTAGAGCAGGAGATCGACTCCCTGCGCGACGAGCAGGACGAATTGGCCGACCAGATTCGATCGAAAGAGCGGGAGATGTCGTCGAAAATCGAGACGCTCACGACCGCTCAGACGTCCATGCGGCAGGTCGATCTTCCGCTCGTTCAGTCGGAACTGCGGGACATCGACCTCGACCTGGTGCAGAACCACCTCAACAGCCTCGCAGACTACGTCGACGAAGGACTGATCGACGAGACGAAGGTCCGCCGCGCGCTCTCTCAGCGCATCGACTTCGCCGCTTCGTGGAAGAACAACGTCATCGACGGCGACACCAACAAAACCGAAATTCCGGTGTACGCCGACGACACGGACGAGTTCTGGTATCTCTACCACCCGGACAACCGCGAATTGCTCGATCTGATCGACAAAGCGACGGACGCAGACGAGCAGAAGGAACCGGGCGGCGAACTCGAATATCTGGACGATCCGTACCGCATCGAGTACGTCACCTTCACCCGTCGGGGGCCGGTGTCGCGGCTCAAACTCTACCAGATGCTCAACAACCTCGCCGACAACGGTCGGCTCGAACGGCTGGGGGCCCAGTACGAGAACTACCTGCAGGCCTTCGCGTACGTCGAGTGGTACGGCCGAGAGGTGAAAAACGCCTTCGACGCCGACCTGCGCGTCACCGTTTCCCGTCCACCGGAGATGGACCACACCCGGGTCGACAAGCCGGAGCTCTCGGAAGGCGAACTGAAGAACTTCGTCAAGGTCAGCGGTCTGGACAGCTACATCTGGCAGGGAATGATGTGGGACGCCTACGAGCCGACGGACCAGCGATTCACGGGGTGGGAGAAGAAACTGCGCCGTGAGGGGATCGGCTGGAACCAGCTCCAGACGTCGACGCCAGATTCGGATCTGAAGGCGCAGTGGCTCGCCGGACAGGCCGACTGGGAGGATATCGTCGACGCCTACCAGCAGAACCTGATCGAGAAGACGGGCATCAAGGTCCAGTTCGAGGACGACTGA
- a CDS encoding tubulin-like doman-containing protein, with translation MPGVPTFVVGAGAAGVDVVCRLAARGERRGATHLGYLAVDSDPETLDRAADAVPTLHLASDSGVVGDGRDAYPYLATDVTIPDAGANRLRHVGRYKLDNAVSPDFLTHYNDIRDRVTAFYDDRQASLDARLGRYNLVVVSSLAGGTGSGVFPLLTALLTHVATHSLADADVRLLGVGIVPPLHIDPTYSAPPVEPVAYPNTYGALRNLATLLDGSVRIPTYAMSDSLVETTDDDSERPISFELDDAPFDSYWLVGTDHADDSHSPETVAEMVADALYATTAYVSPTHRASRPAPISPLGTIGYAAVAVPHRSLRRFCERKRDRARAKSRLEEMVAPKIEERRNTRDDLSSILNDVADESASARIERLERVRDRLDGRTDLDAGFVTENEPREIGEVLETIATDEDLESCLAAARAVEWALADGPVGTDLRQDLERTWTEIHDSYEFPVVADGVGDAAPLARRLDALHRGLTDRLDYFQGDYTETDPSVRDIFPPTHDLFTSERERLAQLIDRLDADVDRVSTAIDRLDTLRAAESLVDEYVQAAREEIHSRLDDVKAELALFRRERDDLTDRIRELDREVADLRDSLTQPSDDGPVFWLPLDWEALDGLTLDDVDRHLTSLDDYADRDLLAVDDRGIERILQRGYDYSRAWPDGIARHDVSVSSAASHDDVVVLSHRANTARTAAFVESLTGPDTLYTAGDGSYTHTDDPYRIEFVSRSHGGTSDSLAGFQRLAEMAQDGTLDAMAGPYRDFRRALAYPEWYDESVRESF, from the coding sequence ATGCCCGGGGTTCCGACCTTCGTCGTCGGCGCCGGTGCGGCGGGGGTCGACGTCGTGTGTCGGCTGGCCGCCCGCGGCGAGCGACGTGGCGCCACCCATCTCGGCTATCTCGCCGTCGATTCCGATCCCGAGACGCTCGATCGGGCCGCGGACGCGGTGCCGACGCTCCACCTCGCGAGCGATTCGGGCGTCGTCGGCGACGGGCGCGACGCCTATCCGTATCTCGCGACCGACGTGACGATCCCCGACGCGGGCGCGAACCGGCTGCGACACGTCGGCCGATACAAACTGGACAACGCCGTCTCGCCAGATTTCCTGACCCACTACAACGACATCCGGGACCGGGTGACGGCGTTCTACGACGATCGACAGGCGAGTCTGGACGCCCGGCTCGGCCGATACAACCTCGTCGTCGTCAGCTCCCTCGCAGGGGGTACTGGAAGCGGTGTCTTCCCGCTCCTCACGGCGCTGTTGACCCACGTGGCGACCCACTCGCTGGCAGACGCCGACGTGCGTCTGCTCGGTGTCGGTATCGTCCCGCCGTTACACATCGATCCCACGTACAGCGCCCCCCCCGTCGAACCGGTCGCGTATCCGAACACGTACGGCGCGCTCCGGAACCTCGCGACGCTTCTCGACGGGTCGGTTCGCATCCCCACGTACGCCATGTCGGACTCGCTGGTGGAGACGACCGACGACGACAGCGAACGGCCGATTTCCTTCGAACTGGACGACGCCCCGTTCGATAGCTACTGGCTCGTGGGCACGGACCACGCGGACGACAGCCACTCCCCCGAGACGGTCGCCGAGATGGTCGCGGACGCGCTGTACGCGACGACCGCGTACGTCTCCCCGACACACCGCGCCTCGCGTCCGGCACCGATCTCGCCGCTTGGCACGATCGGCTACGCCGCCGTCGCGGTCCCCCATCGGTCGCTACGCCGGTTTTGCGAGCGAAAACGCGACCGCGCTCGTGCGAAATCGCGCCTCGAGGAGATGGTCGCCCCGAAAATCGAGGAGCGACGAAACACGCGTGACGATCTGTCGTCGATACTGAACGATGTGGCCGACGAGTCGGCGTCGGCACGTATCGAGCGGCTCGAACGGGTTCGCGACCGCCTCGACGGACGGACCGATCTCGATGCGGGATTCGTGACCGAAAACGAGCCGCGGGAGATCGGTGAGGTACTCGAAACCATCGCGACCGACGAGGATCTGGAGTCGTGTCTGGCCGCCGCAAGAGCCGTCGAGTGGGCCCTCGCGGACGGTCCCGTTGGAACCGACCTCCGGCAGGACCTCGAACGGACGTGGACGGAGATTCACGACAGCTACGAATTTCCGGTCGTCGCCGACGGTGTCGGCGATGCGGCACCGCTCGCTCGCCGACTCGACGCTCTCCATCGAGGGCTGACCGACCGTCTCGACTACTTCCAGGGGGACTACACGGAGACCGATCCGAGCGTTCGTGACATCTTCCCACCCACCCACGACCTCTTCACCAGCGAGCGTGAACGGCTCGCGCAGTTGATCGACCGTCTCGACGCGGACGTGGATCGGGTTTCGACGGCTATCGACCGCCTCGACACCCTTCGCGCCGCCGAGTCGCTCGTGGACGAGTACGTACAGGCCGCCCGCGAAGAGATTCACTCTCGTCTCGACGACGTGAAAGCGGAGCTCGCGCTCTTCCGGCGCGAGCGTGACGATCTCACGGACCGGATTCGGGAACTCGACCGCGAGGTGGCCGATCTGCGTGACTCGCTCACTCAGCCGTCGGACGACGGCCCGGTCTTTTGGCTCCCGCTCGACTGGGAGGCGCTCGACGGTCTGACGCTCGACGACGTGGATCGGCACCTGACGAGCCTCGACGACTACGCGGACCGTGATCTCCTCGCCGTCGACGATCGGGGCATCGAGCGAATCCTCCAGCGTGGCTACGACTACAGTCGGGCGTGGCCCGACGGCATCGCGCGACACGACGTGTCGGTGTCGTCCGCGGCGTCCCACGACGACGTGGTGGTTCTCTCCCACCGTGCCAACACCGCTCGGACGGCGGCGTTCGTCGAATCGCTGACGGGACCGGACACGCTCTACACTGCCGGCGACGGCTCGTACACGCACACTGACGACCCCTATCGGATCGAATTCGTGTCGCGGTCTCACGGCGGAACGTCCGACTCCCTCGCTGGTTTCCAGCGGTTAGCCGAGATGGCCCAAGACGGAACGCTCGACGCGATGGCGGGGCCGTATCGGGATTTCCGGCGAGCGCTCGCCTATCCCGAGTGGTACGACGAGTCCGTTCGCGAGTCGTTCTAG